A region of Candidatus Deferrimicrobiaceae bacterium DNA encodes the following proteins:
- a CDS encoding sigma-54 dependent transcriptional regulator produces the protein MKGTILVVDDERNQREILGSILTDEGYRTLLAGSGQEALDTLEREHLDLVLTDLVMPGMTGEDLIDAILAKSPGIPIILNSAYGTVQTAVEAIKRGAFYYFEKPVDRARLLIIIERAIENLRLKESHRVLSQRLFPGAASIIGDHPAIREIKRILPRIARSDAIVLLTGESGTGKEIVARNIHSLSGRSHAPFLAVNCASLPDSLFESELFGHERGAFTGAIRREIGLFEAARGGTLFLDEIAEVRPETQAKLLRVLQDGEIRRVGGKMNITVDVRIIAASNRDLEEEVRGGRFRADLFYRLNILALHLPPLRERISDIPALARHLLAKHGEKGVPPVREISKEAMRLIVRYPWPGNIRELSSVIERAVVLAEGGGIGPAELPSELREDTEVQSRIRPARPPGPFRNRSGEEKGETGISGIADLPPGGVDFEKLEERLLRQSVERSRGVHTRGAELLKMSYKTYMYRLKKFGIIPP, from the coding sequence ATGAAGGGGACCATCCTCGTCGTCGACGACGAGAGGAACCAGCGCGAGATCCTGGGGTCGATCCTCACGGACGAAGGGTACCGGACACTTCTCGCAGGGAGCGGGCAGGAGGCCTTGGACACCCTGGAGCGAGAGCATCTCGATCTTGTCCTGACCGATCTCGTGATGCCCGGAATGACCGGGGAGGATCTGATCGACGCCATCCTGGCGAAAAGTCCCGGTATTCCGATCATCCTGAACAGCGCGTACGGGACGGTCCAGACCGCCGTGGAAGCGATCAAGAGGGGGGCGTTCTACTACTTCGAGAAGCCGGTCGACCGCGCCCGTCTCCTGATCATCATCGAGCGGGCGATCGAGAACCTCAGGCTCAAGGAGTCGCACCGCGTGCTCTCGCAGCGCCTCTTCCCGGGGGCCGCCTCCATCATCGGGGACCATCCCGCCATCCGGGAGATCAAGCGGATTCTGCCCCGGATCGCGCGGAGCGACGCCATCGTCCTTTTGACCGGGGAAAGCGGGACCGGGAAGGAGATCGTCGCCCGGAACATCCACTCGCTCAGCGGCCGAAGCCACGCCCCGTTCCTGGCGGTCAACTGCGCCTCCCTTCCCGACAGCCTGTTCGAAAGCGAGTTGTTCGGCCACGAACGGGGCGCCTTCACGGGAGCAATTCGCCGGGAGATCGGCCTGTTCGAGGCGGCCAGGGGAGGGACGCTTTTCCTCGACGAGATCGCCGAGGTCCGCCCGGAAACCCAGGCGAAACTCCTCCGCGTGCTGCAGGACGGGGAGATCCGGCGCGTGGGGGGGAAGATGAACATCACCGTGGACGTCCGCATCATCGCGGCATCGAACCGGGACCTGGAGGAAGAGGTGAGGGGAGGGAGGTTCCGCGCGGACCTCTTCTACCGGCTGAACATCCTGGCGCTCCACCTCCCCCCGCTCCGGGAGCGGATCTCCGACATCCCCGCTCTGGCACGGCATCTCCTCGCGAAGCACGGGGAGAAAGGTGTTCCCCCGGTGCGGGAGATCTCCAAAGAGGCGATGCGCCTCATTGTGCGTTACCCGTGGCCGGGAAACATCCGGGAGCTCTCCTCGGTGATCGAGCGCGCGGTGGTCCTTGCCGAGGGGGGGGGGATCGGCCCGGCGGAGCTTCCCTCCGAACTGCGGGAGGATACGGAAGTGCAGTCCCGGATCCGGCCGGCCCGTCCGCCCGGTCCATTCCGGAATCGGTCGGGAGAGGAAAAGGGAGAGACGGGGATTTCCGGGATTGCGGACCTGCCCCCCGGGGGAGTCGATTTCGAAAAGCTCGAGGAAAGACTGCTGCGGCAATCCGTGGAGCGGTCCCGGGGAGTCCATACCCGTGGGGCGGAATTGCTGAAAATGAGCTACAAGACCTATATGTACCGGCTGAAGAAATTCGGGATCATCCCGCCGTAA
- a CDS encoding DUF3332 family protein, translating into MGKSRLGKVVALVLVVSVGVVFSTGCFGKFQLTRKLYDINQSVEDKYVRSAVTWLLIIPYGIAGFLDFAVFNLIEFWSGENPIVSGPQTRVYAKGDDRAVMTIAREGGATVATVAHYRAGSLVSTLRIRDDGAGSVTADLVEEGKVSRTTTATQAQDGSVFVAVVSSSGTETTRYSPTAVETYRARVARLSRDVREKFAGAGFGPLPVPGRVPALQG; encoded by the coding sequence ATGGGGAAAAGCCGTCTCGGGAAAGTGGTGGCGCTCGTGCTCGTGGTGTCGGTGGGGGTCGTGTTTTCCACGGGGTGTTTCGGCAAGTTCCAGCTGACCCGAAAGCTGTACGACATCAACCAGTCGGTCGAGGACAAGTACGTTCGCAGCGCCGTTACCTGGCTTCTCATCATACCGTACGGGATCGCCGGATTCCTGGACTTCGCCGTATTCAACCTGATCGAGTTCTGGAGCGGAGAGAACCCCATCGTCAGCGGCCCGCAGACCCGGGTGTATGCAAAGGGGGATGATCGTGCAGTGATGACGATCGCCCGCGAAGGCGGAGCGACCGTCGCCACCGTCGCGCATTATCGCGCGGGCTCCCTCGTCTCCACGCTTCGCATCCGCGACGACGGAGCCGGCTCCGTGACCGCGGACCTGGTCGAGGAGGGAAAGGTGTCCCGAACCACCACGGCAACGCAGGCACAGGACGGCTCGGTTTTCGTGGCGGTGGTTTCCTCCTCCGGCACGGAGACGACGCGGTACTCCCCGACCGCGGTGGAGACGTACCGGGCAAGGGTGGCGCGACTCTCGCGCGACGTGAGGGAGAAGTTTGCGGGGGCCGGTTTCGGGCCTCTGCCGGTCCCGGGCAGGGTCCCCGCCCTGCAGGGGTGA
- a CDS encoding adenylosuccinate synthase: MKNIIVLGAQWGDEGKGKVVDIYSEFADTVARATGGNNAGHTLVVRGEKFIFHLIPSGILHAGKKCVIANGVVVDPKVLLSEIDKLKSRDYLKDDSQLKLGLLAHIILPYHIALDRAREEKLGSRKLGTTARGIGPCYEDKIARTGIRACDLADPDTFSEMLRANLELKNFLLKRYYDTSEIDFGSTRDEYLAYGERLRPFLIDTSLFLNEEINRGAKVLFEGAQGTLLDIDHGTYPFVTSSNTTAGGLCTGAGVAPTRISGVIGVAKAYITRVGGGPFPTELFDEEGQQIRARGSEYGSTTGRPRRCGWFDAPVVRYANRLNALAGIALTKLDVLSGFPRLLVCVAYEIDGVRREDVPLTLSEFERAVPVYEQLEGWKEDLSDAREFGDLPKAAQRYVRRLEELTDVEVSLISVGADRNQTILRKNPFRA; the protein is encoded by the coding sequence ATGAAGAACATCATCGTCCTCGGCGCCCAGTGGGGCGACGAGGGCAAGGGGAAAGTCGTCGACATCTACTCGGAGTTCGCCGACACGGTCGCGCGCGCCACCGGGGGGAACAATGCCGGCCACACGCTCGTGGTCCGGGGGGAGAAGTTCATCTTCCACCTGATCCCTTCCGGGATCCTGCACGCGGGGAAAAAGTGCGTGATCGCGAACGGGGTGGTCGTCGACCCCAAGGTCCTCCTCTCGGAGATCGACAAGCTCAAATCCCGCGACTACCTGAAGGACGACTCTCAGCTCAAGCTCGGCCTTCTGGCCCACATCATCCTCCCGTATCACATCGCCCTCGACCGGGCGCGGGAGGAGAAGCTGGGGAGCCGGAAGCTCGGCACGACGGCCCGAGGGATCGGCCCCTGCTACGAGGACAAGATCGCCCGCACCGGCATCCGGGCATGCGACCTGGCCGACCCCGACACCTTTTCGGAAATGCTTCGCGCCAATTTGGAGCTGAAGAACTTTCTCCTGAAACGCTACTATGACACCTCCGAGATCGACTTCGGGTCCACCCGGGACGAATACCTCGCCTACGGGGAGCGCCTCCGTCCGTTCCTGATCGACACCTCCCTCTTCCTGAACGAGGAGATCAACCGGGGGGCCAAGGTCCTCTTCGAGGGGGCGCAGGGGACCCTCCTGGACATCGACCACGGGACGTACCCTTTCGTCACCTCGTCCAACACCACGGCCGGCGGCCTGTGCACCGGGGCGGGCGTCGCCCCGACGAGGATCAGCGGGGTGATCGGCGTCGCCAAGGCCTACATCACCCGCGTGGGAGGCGGCCCGTTCCCCACGGAACTCTTCGACGAGGAGGGCCAGCAGATCCGGGCCCGCGGCTCCGAGTACGGATCGACCACGGGGCGTCCGAGGCGATGCGGCTGGTTCGACGCGCCCGTCGTCCGGTACGCGAACCGGCTGAACGCCCTCGCCGGCATAGCGCTCACCAAGCTCGACGTCCTTTCGGGCTTTCCCCGACTCCTTGTGTGCGTCGCGTACGAGATCGACGGCGTCCGGCGGGAAGATGTCCCGTTGACCCTCTCCGAGTTCGAGAGGGCGGTGCCCGTCTACGAGCAGCTGGAGGGGTGGAAGGAGGACCTGTCGGACGCCCGGGAGTTCGGCGACCTTCCGAAAGCCGCTCAGCGGTACGTGCGGAGGCTGGAGGAGCTGACCGACGTGGAGGTTTCGCTGATCTCCGTAGGCGCCGACCGGAACCAGACCATCCTGCGGAAGAACCCATTCCGCGCTTGA
- a CDS encoding HAMP domain-containing sensor histidine kinase, whose translation MRFFQSWIRDHSLRFKLTMVMLILLACSIGIVFIPYYWGRESLKSDLEKSFLELSNAIQVSVGQLTAPATSEEDRLQAYVKSLKKSGIREVSIVGEDMGVIDSTNPKAIGKAAKIRLPREKLIINATFGDEPEPGEEKLRSKDLVIPVKVGGDTLGLIHVRMQIDDFTEPIRKNLYLRLVSTLLIFSVGLALAVSISSHYVRPLERLALAAEKVAAGDLSQEQPVLGKDEVGRLTRSFNEMISRLRQNLELQERVRESQYLTQLGRLSSGVAHEIRNPLNFIGLAVDRLDVLTEGQTPEAAAEKAQIIARIKEETQKLNDLVTNFVMVGKPAEPQRAPVHVPEIVESVLRMASDRLRIQRISVRREFREASPIAVDPDMTRRAVVNLVGNAIDAMPDGGELFAAAGPSGDGRYVLVIGDTGAGIPETDRDKVFEPYFTTKTSGLGLGLVLTRKIVEAHGGEIVVDSQPGRGTLIRVFLPGGMG comes from the coding sequence ATGAGGTTTTTTCAGTCGTGGATCCGGGACCACAGCCTGCGGTTCAAGCTGACGATGGTGATGCTGATCCTATTGGCCTGTTCGATAGGGATCGTCTTCATCCCGTACTACTGGGGCCGGGAAAGCCTCAAGTCGGACCTCGAGAAGAGTTTTCTCGAACTTTCCAACGCCATCCAGGTGAGCGTCGGCCAGCTCACCGCGCCGGCCACCTCCGAGGAAGACAGGCTCCAGGCCTACGTCAAGTCCCTCAAGAAGTCGGGGATTCGGGAGGTCTCGATCGTCGGGGAGGACATGGGGGTCATCGACAGCACGAACCCCAAGGCGATCGGGAAGGCGGCGAAGATCCGGTTGCCGCGCGAGAAGCTGATCATCAACGCGACCTTCGGCGACGAGCCCGAGCCCGGGGAGGAGAAGCTCCGGTCGAAGGACCTGGTGATTCCGGTGAAGGTGGGGGGGGACACGCTGGGATTGATCCACGTCCGCATGCAGATCGACGACTTCACCGAGCCCATCCGGAAGAACCTCTACCTCCGGCTGGTCAGCACGCTGCTGATCTTCTCCGTCGGTCTGGCCCTGGCGGTAAGCATCTCCTCGCATTACGTCCGGCCCCTCGAACGCCTCGCTCTCGCGGCGGAGAAGGTGGCCGCCGGGGACCTGTCCCAGGAGCAACCGGTCCTGGGGAAGGACGAGGTGGGGCGCCTGACGCGCTCGTTCAACGAGATGATCTCCCGGCTTCGGCAGAACCTGGAGCTGCAGGAGAGGGTCCGGGAGTCCCAATACCTGACGCAGCTGGGGCGCCTCTCCTCCGGCGTCGCCCACGAAATCCGCAATCCCCTGAACTTCATCGGTCTGGCGGTCGACCGCCTCGACGTCCTGACCGAGGGGCAAACCCCCGAAGCCGCCGCGGAGAAGGCGCAGATCATCGCGCGGATCAAGGAGGAGACCCAGAAGCTGAACGATCTGGTGACCAACTTCGTCATGGTCGGGAAGCCGGCGGAGCCGCAGAGGGCGCCCGTTCACGTCCCGGAGATCGTGGAGAGCGTGCTCCGGATGGCCTCCGACCGGCTGCGGATCCAGCGGATTTCCGTCCGGCGCGAGTTTCGCGAGGCCTCCCCGATTGCCGTCGATCCCGACATGACCCGGCGGGCCGTCGTAAACCTCGTGGGGAACGCGATCGACGCGATGCCGGACGGGGGGGAGTTGTTTGCCGCCGCCGGCCCCTCGGGCGACGGGCGGTACGTGCTGGTGATCGGCGACACCGGGGCGGGAATCCCGGAAACGGACCGGGACAAGGTCTTCGAACCCTATTTCACGACCAAGACCTCCGGCCTGGGGCTCGGGCTGGTTCTCACCCGCAAGATCGTGGAGGCCCATGGGGGCGAAATCGTGGTAGATTCGCAGCCGGGGAGGGGAACGCTTATCCGCGTGTTCCTTCCGGGGGGGATGGGATGA
- the serA gene encoding phosphoglycerate dehydrogenase: MKILALDNLQKVGLDVFAKEGIEADVKGKMTPEELAAVIDNYDGVVVRGATKATALVFEKVSRVKVIGRAGSGTDNIDKVAATKKGVVVMNTPGGNTVTTGEHAIALMMSMARQLPQADASMKQGKWEKNKFMGTELTDKVLGVVGLGNIGKVVVERALGLKMVVIGYDPYVSKEDAGKLGVELVPLDDLYKRSDFITFHTPLTPETKNMVCAASIAKMKKGVYLINCARGALVNEPDLLAALESGHVRGAALDVFPVEPPPPDNPLLKHPNLILTPHLGAATTEAQEKVAVLIAEQICDFLKKGTIRNSVNFPSVSAELLPTLKPYLDLCEKLGAFHGQLLDSPIKELKVEYLGEVGKLGTAPMTISVLKGLLQYQTEEVNLVNARMVAEERGIKVVEATAAKTEDYTSLIRVIALTEKGEASVSGTVFGTTPRIVKINLFPIDAELAGGMLMLQNLDVPGVVGRVGTFLGEKGINIAGLKLGRKEPGGTAVSLINVDNPVPEKVLAQLSKLPNITSAKYLMF, translated from the coding sequence ATGAAGATTCTGGCCCTCGACAACTTGCAGAAGGTGGGTCTTGACGTTTTCGCCAAGGAAGGGATCGAGGCAGACGTCAAGGGGAAGATGACGCCCGAGGAGCTTGCCGCGGTCATCGACAACTACGACGGCGTGGTCGTCCGCGGCGCGACGAAGGCGACCGCCTTGGTCTTCGAGAAGGTCTCCCGGGTCAAGGTGATCGGACGGGCGGGCAGCGGGACCGACAACATCGACAAGGTGGCGGCCACCAAGAAGGGCGTGGTCGTGATGAATACCCCCGGGGGGAACACGGTCACCACGGGGGAGCATGCCATCGCGCTGATGATGTCGATGGCGCGCCAGCTCCCGCAGGCCGACGCCTCGATGAAGCAGGGGAAGTGGGAGAAGAACAAGTTCATGGGGACCGAGCTCACCGACAAGGTCCTTGGCGTGGTGGGCCTGGGGAACATCGGCAAGGTGGTCGTCGAGCGCGCTCTGGGTCTCAAGATGGTGGTGATCGGGTACGACCCGTACGTGAGCAAGGAGGACGCGGGGAAGCTGGGTGTCGAACTCGTCCCGCTGGACGATCTGTACAAACGGTCCGACTTCATCACGTTCCACACCCCTCTCACGCCCGAAACGAAGAACATGGTGTGCGCGGCCTCGATCGCGAAGATGAAAAAGGGGGTCTATCTCATCAACTGCGCTCGCGGCGCCCTGGTCAACGAGCCGGACCTCCTGGCGGCGCTCGAGTCGGGGCACGTGAGGGGCGCGGCGCTCGACGTCTTCCCGGTGGAGCCGCCGCCGCCGGATAACCCGCTCCTCAAGCACCCGAACCTCATCCTCACGCCGCATCTCGGCGCCGCGACGACGGAGGCGCAGGAGAAGGTGGCGGTCCTCATCGCGGAGCAGATCTGCGATTTCCTGAAGAAGGGGACGATCCGCAACTCCGTCAACTTCCCTTCGGTGTCCGCGGAGCTCTTGCCTACGCTCAAGCCGTACCTCGACCTGTGCGAGAAGCTCGGCGCGTTCCACGGGCAGCTTCTGGATTCGCCCATCAAGGAACTGAAGGTGGAATACCTGGGAGAGGTCGGCAAGCTGGGCACGGCCCCCATGACGATCTCCGTGCTGAAAGGGCTCCTCCAGTACCAGACCGAGGAGGTGAATCTCGTCAACGCGCGGATGGTGGCCGAGGAGCGCGGGATCAAGGTGGTCGAGGCGACCGCCGCGAAGACGGAAGACTACACGAGCCTCATCCGGGTGATTGCCCTGACGGAGAAGGGGGAGGCCTCCGTTTCCGGCACGGTGTTCGGCACCACCCCCCGCATCGTGAAGATCAACCTGTTCCCGATCGACGCCGAACTTGCCGGCGGGATGCTGATGCTGCAGAACCTCGACGTCCCCGGCGTGGTCGGGCGCGTCGGGACGTTCTTGGGCGAGAAGGGGATCAACATCGCGGGCTTGAAGCTCGGGCGGAAGGAGCCCGGGGGTACGGCGGTTTCGCTCATTAACGTGGACAACCCGGTTCCGGAAAAGGTCCTCGCGCAGCTGAGCAAGCTTCCGAACATCACCTCCGCGAAATATTTGATGTTCTAG